The following nucleotide sequence is from Halobacillus mangrovi.
ACATGATGTTGGCGATGATGTTCTTAGGAATCATTCTTTTTCCTAAATTGCCCTACGTTCTGATTTTATCACTTGCTACAGGGTTTATTTCTGCGCTGACTACGACGGTTCCAGGGGGTCAGATTGCAAACCTAATTGATAAACCAATTACCGCACTCAGCGTTTTTGGAATATTTATGATTCTAAAACCTTTATTCAAAGGTAAGTTTGCTGCACCCGTTCTGGCTGGTGTTGGAACGTTAATCAGTGGGGCCGTATTCTTAGGCATCGTTCTTTTTGCTATCGGTTTAATGGATGCAAGCTTTAGCGTAATGTTTATGACGGTTGTTATTCCTACCGCAGCATTGAATACCGCATTCGTAGCCGTTATTTATCCGATTGCAACAGGAATTTTAAGAAGAACGAATATGTCTTATGCAGTTCCAACGGAGAAGTCTGCAAACTAAAATTTCAACTAGTGAGAATCTAATCCTCACTTCATGAAGGCACTACCTAATCGTAGTGCCTTTGCTACATCCTTCCCCTCCTCCATCACGACATTTTCAACCAGACGATTTTTTTAGTTGTTTTTAGGTTTCATTCATACATATATAGAGAAAATAATACTATGACTTGGAATTGTGAAAGGAGTTTTCTATATGCCAAACGGAAAGTCACTTGCTCTTGGTT
It contains:
- a CDS encoding tryptophan transporter; this encodes MNTRILVMLSLFVGIGAVLHAIVPPFFLGMRPDMMLAMMFLGIILFPKLPYVLILSLATGFISALTTTVPGGQIANLIDKPITALSVFGIFMILKPLFKGKFAAPVLAGVGTLISGAVFLGIVLFAIGLMDASFSVMFMTVVIPTAALNTAFVAVIYPIATGILRRTNMSYAVPTEKSAN